In the Gymnogyps californianus isolate 813 chromosome 3, ASM1813914v2, whole genome shotgun sequence genome, one interval contains:
- the ENAH gene encoding protein enabled homolog isoform X2 yields MERERLERERLERERLERERLEQEQLERERQERERQERLERERQEKERQDRERLERLERERQERERQEQLEREQMEWERERRISNAAPSFDNSPYSTPLPEYSSCQPPSAPPPSYAKAVSAPMSEATPEYAVVTSAPPTSTPPTPPLRHSASRFATSLGSAFHPVLPHYATVPRPLNKSSRPPSPVNAPATLPPNTKPVAWSAPSFAPLPPSPPVMISSPPGKAAGPRPVLPVSASNPVTQMSTSPTAPNGLPENLAYPVPSPSTSGPTPPPPPPPPPLPSFPPLSLSGPQASPSPNSPNASTPSSKPSVLPSPSAATPASVENSLNSVLGDSSASEPVLQAASQPIEPTTQQGVVQGPPAPPPPPPLPPGPAQSSVAAPPPPGPPPPPPLPPSGPPPPPPPPPPLPSQVPPVPLPPPAPPLPASGFSVGFVSEENRPLTGLAAALAGAKLRKVSRGEDSSSSSGGGGGSGSSKTDSGRGNGPLPLGGSGLMEEMSALLARRRRIAEKGSTEPEQKEDKTEESESSTSKVSSTSTPELTRKPWERTNTVNGSKSPVISRPKSTPTGQPSANGVQSEGLDYDRLKQDILDEMRKELTKLKEELIDAIRQELSKSNTA; encoded by the exons ATGGAACgggagaggctggagagagagaggctaGAAAGGGAAAGACTTGAAAGAGAGCGCCTAGAacaggagcagctggagagagaacGGCAAGAAAGGGAACGGCAAGAGCGCCTAGAAAGGGAGAGACAAGAGAAGGAGAGGCAGGATCGAGAAAGACTTGAACGACTTGAACGggaaaggcaagaaagagaaCGGCAAGAACAGTTGGAAAGGGAACAAATGGaatgggaaagagagagaagaatttCAAATGCTG CTCCATCTTTCGACAACTCCCCGTATAGCACTCCACTTCCTGAATACTCCAGTTGCCAGCCTCCTTCAGCACCTCCTCCATCATATGCAAAAGCAGTCTCAGCACCAATGTCAGAGGCCACACCGGAGTACGCTGTAGTGACTTCTGCACCACCGACTTCCACTCCCCCTACACCGCCTCTAAGGCACTCTGCATCACGTTTTGCTACATCTTTAGGCTCAGCTTTCCACCCTGTTCTCCCCCATTATGCTACAGTTCCTCGTCCGCTAAACAAAAGTTCTCGGCCCCCTTCTCCTGTCAATGCCCCGGCGACTTTGCCTCCAAATACAAAGCCTGTTGCCTGGTCCGCGCCCAGTTTTGCCCCCCTTCCCCCATCTCCTCCAGTAATGATAAGCAGTCCACCAGGCAAAGCTGCTGGTCCGAGACCTGTCCTCCCAGTGTCAGCTTCTAATCCAGTGACCCAAATGTCCACGTCTCCCACGGCTCCTAATGGGCTTCCTGAAAACCTGGCTTATCCGGTTCCTTCACCTTCTACCTCAGGTCCAACTCCGCCTCcgccacctcctcccccgccaCTGCCTTCCTTTCCGCCTCTGTCACTTTCTGGACCTCaagcttctccttctcccaaCTCCCCGAATGCCTCGACTCCCTCATCCAAGCCTAGtgttctcccttctccctctgcagctACCCCTGCCTCTGTTGAGAACTCTCTAAACTCTGTGCTGGGAGACTCCTCTGCTTCTGAGCCAGTCTTGCAGGCAGCCTCTCAGCCGATTGAACCTACGACCCAGCAGG GTGTTGTCCAAGGACCACctgcacctcctcccccaccccccttaCCCCCTGGTCCAGCTCAGTCTTCAGTAGCAGCCCCACCTCCTCCTggcccaccaccaccacctccactTCCACCTTCAGggccgccaccaccaccaccaccacctcctccacTTCCTAGCCAAGTTCCTCCTGTTCCCCTtccacctcctgctccccccctccccgcctctgGATTTTCAGTGGGATTCGTGTCCGAAGAAAATCGCCCTTTAACTGGACTAGCAGCTGCACTTGCTGGAGCCAAACTTAGGAAAGTCTCACGG GGTGAAGACTCCTCCAGTTCAAGTGGAGGAGGCGGCGGCTCTGGTTCATCTAAAACAGACAGTGGCCGTGGAAATGGACCACTtcccttgggaggcagtggGTTGATGGAAGAAATGAGCGCCCTGCTGGCCAGGAG GAGAAGAATTGCTGAAAAGGGATCAACAGAAccagagcagaaagaagacaaaact GAAGAATCAGAGTCTTCAACTTCTAAGGTTTCTTCAACAAGCACACCTG AACTAACAAGAAAGCCTTGGGAAAGAACAAATACAGTGAATGGAAGCAAGTCACCTGTTATCTCCAG